A single region of the Leptothrix cholodnii SP-6 genome encodes:
- a CDS encoding glycosyltransferase, translating to MSARADSRPCEPCGTSTATAIGAHEVQPDMSPDRCTIVAAVNDRTVLARNLLLSPDIAGGRQPDLLLKEGFNSAAAAYNRAIDEARSDILVFVHQDVYLPEHWFDAVSRAIRSLDDAGIAWGVLGSFGVRGGSPGGWGRVYTTGRGLHGRVIHGPEPVETLDEIVLITRRSTGLRFDAELPHFHLYGTDLCLQARSAGLSNYAIPAFCVHNTNQLIELPAEFYRCHDHIKKKWRHCLPIHTSCIVISRFDRERHERRLKALVHKALGRVTHPLARVDDPRKVCSLDLQIGRSRQ from the coding sequence GTGTCGGCGCGCGCGGATTCGAGGCCATGCGAACCCTGCGGCACGTCAACGGCAACAGCTATCGGCGCGCATGAGGTGCAGCCCGACATGAGCCCGGATCGATGCACGATCGTCGCCGCGGTCAATGACCGGACGGTCTTGGCGCGCAACCTGCTGCTGTCACCGGACATCGCCGGCGGACGCCAACCCGACCTGTTGCTCAAGGAAGGCTTCAACTCGGCCGCTGCGGCCTACAACCGCGCGATCGACGAGGCTCGCAGCGACATCCTGGTGTTCGTCCATCAGGACGTCTACCTGCCCGAGCACTGGTTCGACGCCGTGTCACGCGCGATCCGTAGCCTCGATGACGCGGGCATCGCCTGGGGCGTGCTGGGCAGCTTCGGGGTTCGTGGGGGTTCGCCCGGTGGCTGGGGCCGGGTCTACACGACCGGGCGAGGCCTGCACGGCCGCGTCATCCACGGGCCCGAACCGGTCGAAACCCTCGACGAGATCGTGCTGATCACCCGCAGATCGACCGGGCTGAGGTTCGATGCGGAGCTGCCGCATTTCCACCTCTATGGCACCGACCTGTGCCTGCAGGCGCGCAGCGCCGGCCTGTCCAACTACGCCATTCCCGCCTTCTGCGTGCACAACACGAACCAGCTGATCGAACTGCCGGCCGAGTTCTATCGCTGTCATGACCACATCAAGAAGAAGTGGCGCCACTGTCTGCCGATCCACACCTCGTGCATCGTCATTTCCCGCTTCGACCGTGAACGGCACGAGCGGCGCCTCAAGGCCCTCGTCCACAAGGCGCTGGGCCGGGTCACGCATCCGCTGGCGCGGGTCGACGACCCGAGAAAGGTCTGCTCACTGGACCTGCAGATTGGCCGGAGCCGACAGTGA
- a CDS encoding glycosyltransferase family 2 protein yields MTSTPRISVVIPTYNRAFCLGLAIDSVLQQSLPAHEIIVVDDGSTDRTDQVMRAYAGRVRWVFQPNAGVSAARNTGLGLAQGDWIAFLDSDDEWHPDRLKIQCADMQAHPQAIAHMLDCTVEEKNGAQRSIFEVRGLVDEFRRQPLRPRPLCDVLESAFFPSAWLIARQAIDAAGGFDVSMRVCEDTDLLSRIALQGPFFVNCFAGTKLQRLGDGGGLSELYVHARLEYLENILKTYRHLAGCHRLNGPERLYVRREYAATHVAIALQHRLNGDSTASIRSLIASVQVHPTLFSALKALTLACVGARGFEAMRTLRHVNGNSYRRA; encoded by the coding sequence ATGACCTCGACACCCAGAATTTCGGTTGTCATCCCGACCTACAACCGGGCGTTCTGCCTGGGCCTGGCCATCGACAGCGTCCTGCAGCAGAGCCTGCCTGCGCACGAGATCATCGTGGTCGATGACGGCTCGACCGACCGCACCGACCAGGTCATGCGCGCCTACGCGGGTCGGGTCAGATGGGTCTTCCAGCCCAATGCCGGCGTGAGTGCAGCCCGGAACACCGGCCTGGGTCTGGCACAAGGCGACTGGATCGCCTTCCTGGACTCCGACGACGAATGGCACCCCGATCGATTGAAGATCCAATGCGCGGACATGCAGGCCCATCCGCAGGCCATCGCGCACATGCTCGACTGCACCGTGGAGGAGAAGAACGGCGCGCAGCGTTCGATCTTCGAGGTACGCGGCCTGGTCGACGAGTTCCGCCGTCAGCCCCTCAGACCGCGGCCGCTGTGCGACGTCCTGGAGTCGGCGTTCTTCCCCTCCGCGTGGCTGATCGCCCGCCAGGCGATCGACGCGGCAGGTGGCTTCGACGTGTCGATGCGGGTCTGCGAAGACACCGACCTGTTGAGCCGGATCGCGCTGCAAGGGCCCTTCTTCGTCAACTGTTTTGCCGGCACCAAGCTGCAGCGCCTGGGCGACGGCGGCGGGCTTTCAGAGCTGTATGTGCACGCGAGGCTGGAATACCTTGAAAACATCCTGAAGACCTACCGGCATCTGGCCGGCTGTCATCGGCTCAACGGCCCGGAACGGCTTTATGTCCGAAGGGAATACGCTGCCACCCATGTGGCCATCGCCTTGCAGCATCGGCTGAACGGTGATTCGACGGCCTCGATCCGATCCCTGATCGCGTCGGTCCAGGTCCATCCGACCCTGTTCTCGGCGCTCAAGGCCCTCACCCTCGCCTGTGTCGGCGCGCGCGGATTCGAGGCCATGCGAACCCTGCGGCACGTCAACGGCAACAGCTATCGGCGCGCATGA
- a CDS encoding glycosyltransferase family 8 protein has translation MAPNHHAGAFCPIVLACDEAYLMPLATTLRSVVESNAAHWPIECHVLVDDVSLPGRARVERSLPARAAQIRWHAVDLTDFSSFETQAAISKMTFARLLMADLLPAELERVLYLDTDILVLGDLLPLMRTELDGAILGAVRDGLDAELKSTSPAPTGMPDVCDYFNAGVLLIDLARWRAGRVSAAARDHLVAHPQTPFADQDALNVACDGHWKPLAAHWNFQGHRSTDIAALAPSQRPGIVHFITALKPWKADSLSLNARLYDGWRSRTLFARHPVMRWTDAIRALVSRMNRALSAHESTRRLKHQLRQTFSTRQAR, from the coding sequence ATGGCACCGAATCACCACGCCGGCGCCTTCTGCCCGATCGTCCTGGCCTGCGACGAGGCCTATCTGATGCCGCTGGCCACCACGCTGCGCTCGGTCGTCGAGAGCAACGCCGCGCACTGGCCGATCGAATGCCACGTGCTGGTCGACGATGTCTCGCTGCCAGGCCGGGCGCGGGTGGAACGGTCGCTGCCGGCGCGGGCTGCGCAGATCCGATGGCACGCGGTCGACCTGACGGATTTCAGCTCGTTCGAAACCCAGGCCGCCATCTCGAAGATGACCTTTGCCAGGCTGCTGATGGCCGATCTGCTACCGGCCGAACTCGAGCGGGTGCTCTATCTCGACACCGACATCCTGGTCCTGGGCGATCTGCTGCCGCTGATGCGGACCGAACTCGACGGCGCCATCCTGGGCGCCGTGCGCGATGGCCTCGATGCCGAACTCAAGTCGACATCACCGGCACCGACCGGCATGCCGGACGTGTGCGACTACTTCAATGCCGGCGTGCTGCTGATCGACCTGGCGCGCTGGCGCGCCGGCCGGGTATCGGCAGCGGCCCGCGACCATCTGGTCGCACACCCGCAGACCCCCTTCGCCGACCAGGATGCCCTCAACGTGGCCTGCGACGGGCACTGGAAGCCGCTGGCTGCGCACTGGAATTTCCAGGGTCATCGCAGCACCGACATCGCTGCCCTGGCGCCCTCGCAGCGGCCCGGCATCGTGCACTTCATCACCGCCCTCAAGCCCTGGAAGGCCGACAGCCTGAGCCTGAATGCCCGCCTGTACGACGGGTGGCGCAGCCGGACGCTTTTCGCGCGGCACCCGGTCATGCGATGGACGGATGCGATCCGCGCGCTGGTGTCCAGAATGAATCGCGCGCTGTCGGCCCACGAGTCGACCCGACGGCTGAAACACCAGCTCAGGCAGACCTTCTCGACACGACAGGCCCGATAG
- a CDS encoding glycosyltransferase family 2 protein yields MNSIDIVVPCYRYGRYLRDCVHSVQTQGACDWRVLILDDASPDETPEVGEALAREDARITYRRHAVNRGHIATYNEGIDWIRAEHMLLLSADDHLLPGALDRALALMQAHPDVGLCFGEAIELHDDGSTRSIRVDVDTAGEPSIVISGEDFVRLCIEAGANNVVPTPTAIVRTRLLKQLGGYRADLPHSGDLELWLRLAAHAPVGFVKADLAVYRRHCANMSLGYAQDEGLADLQQRRLAVDAFVQTCRPVLASADRLHQALLQQLAHQAVQAASSAFNDNRMALSQRLCDLAVSAWPGVQHGAPWRALACKRRIGLRLSGALLPAVSRIRAVTAWIRH; encoded by the coding sequence ATGAACTCGATCGACATCGTCGTTCCCTGCTACCGCTACGGGCGCTATCTGCGCGACTGCGTGCACAGCGTCCAGACACAAGGTGCCTGCGACTGGCGTGTCCTGATCCTCGATGACGCATCGCCCGACGAAACGCCCGAGGTCGGCGAGGCACTGGCGCGCGAGGATGCACGCATCACCTATCGACGCCATGCCGTCAACCGCGGGCACATCGCCACCTACAACGAGGGCATCGACTGGATCCGCGCCGAGCACATGCTGCTGCTGTCGGCCGACGACCACCTGCTGCCCGGCGCACTCGATCGCGCCCTGGCGCTGATGCAGGCCCATCCCGACGTGGGCCTGTGTTTCGGCGAGGCGATCGAACTGCACGACGACGGCAGCACGCGCTCGATCCGGGTCGATGTCGACACCGCCGGCGAGCCGTCGATCGTGATAAGCGGTGAGGATTTCGTGCGCCTGTGCATCGAGGCCGGCGCCAACAACGTGGTGCCCACGCCCACGGCCATCGTGCGCACGCGCCTGCTCAAGCAGCTCGGCGGCTATCGCGCCGACCTGCCCCACAGCGGCGACCTGGAACTGTGGCTGCGACTGGCCGCCCACGCGCCGGTCGGATTCGTCAAGGCCGACCTGGCGGTCTATCGCCGCCACTGCGCCAACATGTCGCTCGGTTATGCCCAGGACGAGGGCCTGGCCGACCTGCAGCAACGCCGGCTGGCCGTCGACGCCTTCGTGCAGACCTGCCGGCCGGTGCTGGCTTCGGCCGACCGGCTGCACCAGGCGCTGCTGCAACAGCTCGCGCACCAGGCGGTGCAAGCGGCCAGCAGCGCCTTCAACGACAACCGGATGGCGCTGTCGCAGCGCCTGTGCGATCTGGCGGTCAGCGCGTGGCCCGGCGTGCAGCACGGCGCGCCCTGGCGTGCGCTGGCGTGCAAGCGGCGGATCGGCCTGCGGCTGTCGGGCGCCTTGCTGCCGGCCGTTTCCCGCATCCGCGCGGTCACGGCCTGGATACGCCACTGA